The genomic DNA AAGTTCTTTTCTTATAATTGAAGCAAATTACGATTTGGAGATGCTTGAAAAAGGTCGTTACCCATGGCCTTTAAAACAAAGAATAAAAAGTAGGGTAGGGCACCTGTCAAATATAGAGACTAAAAATCTTTTAATAGAACTTAAACATGAAAAACTTTATCATGTTGTTCTCGCTCATATAAGTGAAACAAATAATTCAATTGAAAAAGCTTTATCTACTGCCGGCGAAGCCTTGGGACAATCTTCAATAAATCTTAATGCTGCTACGCAAAAAGGATGTAAACAAATATTTAAATTTTAATTCTTGAATGTTCTTAATAGATAGGTTACGCATAATATGCGAAGTTTATAAAATTCTTATAACTGGGCAATTAAAAGAGACATAATGGGGGATCTACATGGGTCTGCTTTTAAAAAAAAAATTATTAAAAGATAGAACTATATCTCAGGAATTAATAATTTGGCTTACCTTCACAGCAAGCCTTATAATAGTTGTTCTTGGAACTTCATATTATTGGTATTTCACAGTTTCTTCCAACCGTGATTTAGAATTCAAAATTAATTATCTTACCAGTGAATTTTCTAAAGTAGTAGGCAATCCAATATGGAACTATGATTCTGAAACAATCGATAAAATTTCAAAGGCTTACCTTAATTCTGAACACATTAAAGGCATAAAAGTAGTGAGTAGTACTGGGAAGATATTTTTTGAAAGTCCTAATGTTCAAGAAGTTAATTTAATCAAAAGGGAAGCAAAAGTAAAAGTCGAAGATTCTTACGCTGGGGAAGTAACTATATTTTTTACGGATGCGAGCATTAAAAAAGCTCAAAAAGAAATGATATTTGCCATAATCATTACAATATTTTCCGTAATTATGGCTATTTCAATATGTACTAACCTTATAATGAAGTTTGTGTTAAGAAAAAGAATAACTCAATTGATTGAAGGTATAAGGATTATTGCTGGAGGTGAATATAAAAGACCTATTCCTCTTGTTCCACAAAGTGATATAAATCAGATCATAACTGAAGTAAATTTTATGGCTTCGGAAATTTATAATAGAACTGGTCAACTTAAACGTGAAATTTTTGAAAGAAAGAAAGCTCAGCATTCATTAAAACTTAAATCAATTGATCTTTCTAAAAAAAATAAACAATTAAAGGAGCTTGATAGACTTAAAGATCAATTTTTAGCAAATACTTCCCATGAACTTAGAACTCCTTTAAATGGAATAATTGGGATAGTAGAATCCTTGATAGCTGGAGCTTGTGGAAATCTTAATAAATCAATAGTAGAAAACTTGAAAATGGCGTCAGTAAGTGGAAGAAGACTTTTAAATTTAGTTAATGATATCTTAGATTTTTCTAAAATGCGTCATCAAAAATTACTCCTTAACTTGAAATCTATTAATTTACACGAAATTATTTCTAATGTTTTTGCCCTTATGGGTACGCTTGCAAATTCAAAAAATTTATCTTTATTAAATAATGTTCCAGAAAATTTTCCTTTAGCTTATGCTGACGAAAACCGTCTTTTGCAAATATTTAACAATATTATTGGAAATTCTATAAAATTTACTGATAAAGGCCATGTAAAGGTAGAATCAGTTTTGACTAAAGCCTCTCAAATTTTAATAAGTGTGACTGATACAGGAATGGGGATTCCTAAAAATAAGCAATCATCCATGTTTAAATCCTTTGAGCAAGTAGATGGAGACATAAATAGAGAATATGGAGGAACAGGTCTTGGGTTAGCTATCACCAAAAGTCTTGTTGAAGCCCATGGAGGAGACATAGGTTTAAAATCGGAAAAAGGAAAAGGAACCACTATATTTTTTACATTACCGCTTTCTGATAAACTTACAAGCGAACCTGAACTTCAAACAAATAAAATTTTTTTAGAAAAAGAAAAATCTGTAATCTCAAAAGAAGAATCAGAAATTTTAAATGACGTTGCATCTGATATTGATGAAGAGACAGATTTAGATCAAGGGATTAAACTAGATATATTAGCTGTTGATGATGAAAAAATTAATCTTTTGGTTTTAAACAATTATTTGAAACTACATAAATATAAGGTAACCTCTGTTACTAATGGGGCCGATGCTCTTTTCGAAATAGAAAAAAGAGCGGCTTCTGGAAATTTTTTTGATATAGTTCTATTAGATGTCATGATGCCTAAAATGAATGGTTTTGACGTAACTAGGCGTATCAGGCAAAAATATAATCATTTTGAACTTCCAGTTTTATTACTAACAGCTATGAATCAGGCAAAAGACGTTGTAAGTGGATTCGCTTCAGGATCCAATGATTATATAAAAAAACCTTTAGATAAAGATGAGCTTTCTGCAAGGATAAATATACATTATAATCTTAAACAAGTATATAACGCTCTAAAAATGAAATTTGATGAAAATAGTAAAGCGCTTGAAAAAGCAAGAGATGTTGCTAATGAGGCTTCAAGGATTAAAAGTGATTTTCTTGCAAATATGAGTCATGAAATAAGAACTCCAATGAATGGAGTTATAGCTGCTTCAGAATTAGCCTTAGAATTAGATATTTCGAAACAAGCAAAGCATTATTTACGGATGATTAATTCATCAGGTATTTCGCTGCTCGGAATAATAAATGATATTTTAGATTTTTCAAAAATAGAATCTGGAAAACTTGATTTAGAGAAAGTTAATTTTAGCTTAGAGGAAGTTATAGACAAAATAGTAAATATTTTTTTTAATAAATGCCAAGAGAAAGGAATTGAACTTCTTGTCGATCGTTCTTCTTGCACGCCCATGAATTTGCTGGGAGATCCTTTAAGACTTCAGCAGATTATAATTAATCTTGTGAGTAATGCAGTGAAATTCACCGATAAAGGTGGGGTAGTAACTCTTGGTATAGATGTTGTTGAAAAAATAAGTGATCAGGTCTTATTAAAAATTTTTGTAAAAGATACAGGTATAGGGATTAAAGATGATACAGCTAAAAATTTATTTAATCCATTTATCCAAGCCGATTCGTCAACAACTCGAAAATATGGAGGAACTGGTTTAGGACTTGCTATATGCAAAAAACTTGTTGAAATGATGGATGGCAATATATGGTTGGAAAAGAATAAGATAGGTAAAGGAACAACCTTTTATTTTACGGCTCGTTTATCTCTTTCATCCTTCAAAGAATCATCAATAGTTGTTCCAAATAGTGTAAAGCATCTAAATATTTTGGTAGTAGATGATTGCTTAGATAGCAGAACTATTTTACATAAGTTATTAACATCTTTTGGATTTAATGTAGATATGGCCTCATCTGGTCAAGAAGCTTTAAGTTTTTTAAAGAAACATCAAAACGCAGATAATCAAATGGATGTAATTATAATGGATTGGCTTATGCCTGAACTTGATGGAATTGAAACATCAAAAGTTATTCGTACAAATTTAAAAATAACTTCGCCTATTATAATGCTGACCGCATTTGGAAAAGATGGAGAAAAGCGTAAAGCTCAAAAAGCTGGAATTAATGCCTTTCTGCATAAACCTGCCAATGCATCATCAATGCTTGATACAATTATGGATGTTTGCGGTAAAGAAGTTTCAAATATAACCGCAAAGGAAGAAATAGTAATTACAAAAGCATCTATTTACAAAAAACGCTTAAAGGGAACTAAAATACTTGTAGCTGAAGATAATGTAACTAATCAAGAGATTGCCAAGGCTGTTTTAGAGGGAGCTGGAATTGCAGTTGAAATTGCTAATAATGGAAAAGAAGCTATTAATGTGCTTCAAACAAGCTCTTTTGATGCGGTGCTTATGGATATTCAGATGCCTGAAATGGATGGATTTAAAGCAACAGCTTTTATCCGAGAGGATCTAAAATTGGATGCCCTTCCTATAATTGCAATGACAGCTCATGCTATGAAGGGTGATGACGAAAAATGCCTTAAATCTGGAATGAACGGTTATATAACTAAACCGATTAATCAAGAAAATTTATTCAGAACATTATCAAAATTTATAAGTTTAAGTAAGTTTGATAACGTAAATACTATTACTGAAACAGATAGCTTACCTTCAAAAATACCAGGCATAGATATATCTGAAGCGCTTTTAGCTTTAAATTTAGATCATTATACATTTAAAAAAATACTTTTGGGATTTTCACGTAACAATAAGGGGACAGTTGATAAAATTTTTACGGTATATGATAAAAAAGACTGGCAGCAGTTGCGAAATATAGCTCATTCCCTTAAAGGAAGTAGCGCTAATATTGGAGCAAAGAATTTAAGAGATTTTTCAGAAATAATTGAAAATGCTTGCAGTGAAGGTAAAATCATCAGTATTGATTTAATAAAAAAAGTTGAGTCTGCCCTTGCTGAAGTTTTAGAATCAATAGAGAAATTTATAGAAGTATCAAATAATGTTGATACTGAATTAGAAGGTGTAAAAACAATTTCAAAAGACGAACTTGAACGGTTGATAGAAAATTTTGTTAATGCCGTTGAAATAGCTGATCCAGAAGCAATTGAAGACAATTTAAAATCCCTATCAAAATCAATAAAATCTCCTTTAATAGTCGAGCTTGAAGTTCAGATAAGGGATTATGAATATGATGAAGCATTAAAAACTCTTAAGAAGATCGGAGAAATAATATAACATGTTTTTTTTAACTTTTATTAAGTATGTCTCGTATATTTTTAGCGAGAGCTGATGTAGCTAATGGTTTCATGAGTATTTTTTTTATTCCTGATTTAATAGCTTTTTCTTCATCTAATGATTCATTATAACCTGTGCATAGTATTATAGGAATATCCGGGCGTATTGCTATAATTTCTTTAGATAAAATATCGCCAGTCATATCAGGCATAGTCATATCGCTTATAATTAAATCATATTTGTTTTTATTGAGCTTAAATTCGTTAAGCGCCTCAATTGAGCTATTAAAACATTTTATTTTATATCCGAAAAAGATTAATATGTCTTGAGTTAATTCCGTTAACATTTCTTCATCATCAACTAAAAGTATTGTTTCATTTCCTTTAAGACTATCAGGGTTAATATTTGATGTTATTTCTGATGCAGTATTTATTATCGGAAGGAAAACATCAAACATCGTTCCTTTTCCGACCGTACTATGGACAGCAATTGCACCATTATGACTGTTAATTATGCCATAAACTACAGATAGACCTAAACCTGTTCCCTTTCCAACTTCTTTAGTTGTAAAAAATGGTTCAAATATACGATTCATTATTTTAGGTTCAATGCCTGCGCCTGTATCTTGAACTGATAGTTTTACATAATTTCCTGGTTTTAGGTTATTAAAAGTTTTAGTCTTGGTTTCATCTAATTGAATATTTTCAAGGTTTATATTTAAATTGCCTTTATTATTCATAGCATGGACAGAGTTGGTGCAAAGATTTATAAGAACTTGATTTATTTGGCTTGGATTACCAAATATAATATCTTCTTCGTTCCATATATCGTATTTAATTTTTATGGAGGAAGGAATAGTTGCTCTTAGTAATTTTATTGATTCTTGGAGTAACATGCTTATGTTAAAAGGCTTTAGTTCAGCTTTATCATGTCTGCTAAAACTAAGTATTTGCCCAATTATTTCTTTTCCGCGTAGAGAAGCTATTTTTATGTTTTCAAAAATCTTTTTTGCTTGAATATGTTGGGGCATGTGCTTTAACCCTAATTCAGCATTTCCGAGTATAATAGCTAAAATATTGTTAAAATCATGGGCTAATCCCCCTGCCAACGTCCCTATAGACTCCATTTTTTGGACTCTTTGAACTTGATCCTCGAGTCCTTTTAATTTTGTAATATCTCTTACTATACCACTTATTCCATAAATATCATTATTCTCATAGCGAAGAGGAACTTGGATAAGGTGAAAAATATATTCGTTGCCATCAATATTTAATGGATAAACACCATCTATAATTTCTCCAGAAAAGGTTTGGTTATCTACTTCTAAAATAATTGATAACGCTTCTTTAGAAAAAATTTCTTCAGATTTTTTACCGATAATTTTTTCTGCGGGTAAACCAAGTAATTTTTCCATTGCAGGATTAACTATAATATATTTTCTATTTATATCTTTATAGAATATTGAATCTATTGCTGAATTAGTAATAGCTCTTAGTCTTGATTCGCTTTTTTTGAGATTTTCTTCTAATTTTTTCTTTTCTGTAATATCTAAATGTAAACCAATTATGAATTTTTTATCTTGGATGGTTACAAGTTCAGCAGATTGAAGTACAGTATACATGCTACCGTCTTTTCGTCTATAGTTTGTTTCAATATTACGATATCTGCCATCATTAATCAGAAAATTTTTAAGTGTCTTTCTATCCTCTTGATTAACCCAAAAATTTAATTTGACTGTTGAGCTTCCTCTAATTTCGTACAAAGAAAAACCAGTAGTTTCGCAATATGCATCATTTACGTCATATATAGTTCCATCTTCAAATCGTGTAATTCCTATGGACATAGGAGACATACGGAAAATGGTTTCGTACATTTTTTCGCTTGAAATCGAAAGATCATCTCGTTTTCCGCTTGTTATAATATCTTCAAATTCTTTTATTTTTTTCCGAAGTTTCTCGTTTTCTTCAGCAAGCTCTTCATAGGTTGGAGTCGACATTAATTGATTTCCTTAAGCAAAAATTCCTGAGTTTTTATATCCCATGATGCACCAGTCTCCGAGCGCGTCAATAACAACATCATAGCCTTCCATTGCTTCAAACTTTGAATCTTTAAAGAATTCTTTTAGAACTGGAATAATATCATTTTTACTTTTTCTTTTTTTCCATTCTGCAACAAGTCTTGTTTTCCATACGTTATATTTTTCTTTTAGTTCTTTAATTATTGCATAGGCATTGTGACCTGTAAAAAAACCGTAATGAGGCATAGCAGTGCATTTTAAATCTAAGGATAAAACTTTTTTTATAGATTGAAAATATTTTTCTTCGGAAAAATCAGGCGTGATATGAGGGCTTAAATAAGTTTTTCCCCAAAGCCAGTCTCCCATTAAATCGCCTGGAAATAGAGTTTTTGAAATAGTATCATAAATTGAAATTGAATCATCACTATGACCAGGAGTATAAAGTATTTGGAGTTTAGCATCTCCAATGTTAATTATGTCTCCATCGTTCATAACTGTTACATTTTCGATTGGATCTAAAATCAAATTTGTAAAATATTTATTAGCTTCGTTTGGATTTTTTAACCGATTTCTGCCTTCATCACTGCATATTATTGTTAGTTGCTCTTGTTTTCCAAATTCATCAATTATAGCAGATAAACTTCCGATGTGATCATGGTGGGCATGTGTAATAATAATATAATGGGGGAATAAATTATTAGATTTTAGATATTCGATAAGGTCATTGGAACAGTCTTTTGTGCCAGTATCTATTAATACATTTTTATTGGATTCGATAATAAAAATTCCACAAAATTCGTCTAAACCCATCATCTTTGCATCGAATAGATGAATATTATTATATTTTGAAATAGCCATTTTATCCTCCGTTTAAGTTTTTATACCGCGATACTAAATATTCATTAAATTTTAAATATTTTCAACAAAATTATAATTATCCCTATGAGATTAGAAATTAAATAACTTCCCACTTTCTGTAGGGGCGACCGGCTGGTCGCCCAATGTCATTGTCAGCAATTTCCAAAGGGCGACCAGCCGGTCGCCCCTACAATATCTAAATTTTAAAATTTAAAAGCCCTTGTAGTTGGGTTGTTTATAACCTGCTCCAATGCGTTTTCAAAGGATGTAGCAAAATTTTTAGCATTCATAAGATTAGAAGATAGCAAAATATTTCTTAGCTGAATTCTTAATTCACTTATTTTTTTAAAATTGAAAGTAAGCTGAACAGTTTTTTTTATATAGGTTTCCTCTGAATCGGCGATAAGCTCTAATAAATTCAGCTTTTCCAATATGCTTGATCCAACTCTTGAAGCATGACATTTTCCCTTTAAAGTAATTACAGGTATTCCCATCCATAAGGCTTCAAAAGTTGTTGTAGTTCCATTATATGGAAAAGTATCGAGTCCAATATCAGCATTATTATAGTTTTTTAAATGCTCAAACGTGCTATGTGTTCTTGGCAGCATAATAATTTTTTCTTTTTGTATTCCGTGTTCTTTAAACATAGAATAATAGCGCTGACGAGTTGTTGGATCGAAGAGTCCTCTACTTTTTAGCATTAGTTGCGAATTTGCAACTTCTTTTAAAATTTTTGACCATACGGAAATAACATTTTCATTGATTTTAGGAAGATTATTAAAGGAGCAAAACGTAATCATATTTGATTTTATGGCGGGCATATCGGAAATATCAGGTGCATTATTTAAGGGGTCATAACATAAAAATCCAGAAGGCAGTCTTATAAGTTTTTCAGAATAATATTTATCTGTATCGCCAATTGGATCAGCTATATTATCTGTAATTCTGTAGTCAATCAACGGTATTCCAGTTGTACTTGGGTAACCAAGCCATGTAATTTGGACAAAGCTCGGTTTCATTGCAAATACAAGAAGTCTATTATTTTGTGTATGACCAGTAATATCAATAAGAATATCTATTTTATCGTGATATATTAATTCCGCAGCATCTTCGTTAGATAGTGTGAAAATTTGCTGAAATTTATCAGATATTTTTTTGATAAGTTGAGTTATTTTATCTTCATTTTTTACGTCAGAATAACAATAAATTTCAAATTTATTTCTATTATGGCCGTATAAAAGGGGCAATAAAAAATAGCTTACAGAATGTTCTTTAAAATCGGGTGAAATATAGCCAATTCTGATTTTATTTTTAGAAGAAAACTTTTTATGCTTATATTTATGTTGAAGCTTTAAACCATGTCTTATCCACCATAAATTCGCTTCAATATAGTGTTCTTTTTCAGAATAAGGCAGAAATTGCATTAAATAAACAAGGTTACTATGGGCTTTAGAATAGTCAGATTTTAATCGTAAAGCATTTTTATAACATTCCATCGCCTGTATTAATTTCCCTTGATCTTGATATACAGTTCCTAAATTATTATAGGCGTTCGCATAATTTGGTTTTATTTTAATAGCTTTTGTAAAATAGCCTATAGCTTCTTCTAAAAGAGCTAATTCATTCAAGCAGATTCCCATATTATAATAAACTTCAGGGTAATCAGGCTTAATTGATAATGCATTTTTATAACATAAAATTGCATCATTATATTGTCCTTTTTCCTGAAATAAATTGCCAAGATTATTATAATGTCCATAAAAATTAGGAGACAATTTTATTGAATTATTAAAAAAAGTTGCTGCTAAATTAAAATTTCCTTGTTCTTTATAGCAATTCGCAATGTTAAAATGCGGTTCATAGCAGTCGGGCTTTAATTTTAAGGCTCGTTCAAAAAAGTTTATCGCGACTGGAAAATTTTTTTCTTCTTTCG from Desulfobacterales bacterium includes the following:
- a CDS encoding response regulator; amino-acid sequence: MGLLLKKKLLKDRTISQELIIWLTFTASLIIVVLGTSYYWYFTVSSNRDLEFKINYLTSEFSKVVGNPIWNYDSETIDKISKAYLNSEHIKGIKVVSSTGKIFFESPNVQEVNLIKREAKVKVEDSYAGEVTIFFTDASIKKAQKEMIFAIIITIFSVIMAISICTNLIMKFVLRKRITQLIEGIRIIAGGEYKRPIPLVPQSDINQIITEVNFMASEIYNRTGQLKREIFERKKAQHSLKLKSIDLSKKNKQLKELDRLKDQFLANTSHELRTPLNGIIGIVESLIAGACGNLNKSIVENLKMASVSGRRLLNLVNDILDFSKMRHQKLLLNLKSINLHEIISNVFALMGTLANSKNLSLLNNVPENFPLAYADENRLLQIFNNIIGNSIKFTDKGHVKVESVLTKASQILISVTDTGMGIPKNKQSSMFKSFEQVDGDINREYGGTGLGLAITKSLVEAHGGDIGLKSEKGKGTTIFFTLPLSDKLTSEPELQTNKIFLEKEKSVISKEESEILNDVASDIDEETDLDQGIKLDILAVDDEKINLLVLNNYLKLHKYKVTSVTNGADALFEIEKRAASGNFFDIVLLDVMMPKMNGFDVTRRIRQKYNHFELPVLLLTAMNQAKDVVSGFASGSNDYIKKPLDKDELSARINIHYNLKQVYNALKMKFDENSKALEKARDVANEASRIKSDFLANMSHEIRTPMNGVIAASELALELDISKQAKHYLRMINSSGISLLGIINDILDFSKIESGKLDLEKVNFSLEEVIDKIVNIFFNKCQEKGIELLVDRSSCTPMNLLGDPLRLQQIIINLVSNAVKFTDKGGVVTLGIDVVEKISDQVLLKIFVKDTGIGIKDDTAKNLFNPFIQADSSTTRKYGGTGLGLAICKKLVEMMDGNIWLEKNKIGKGTTFYFTARLSLSSFKESSIVVPNSVKHLNILVVDDCLDSRTILHKLLTSFGFNVDMASSGQEALSFLKKHQNADNQMDVIIMDWLMPELDGIETSKVIRTNLKITSPIIMLTAFGKDGEKRKAQKAGINAFLHKPANASSMLDTIMDVCGKEVSNITAKEEIVITKASIYKKRLKGTKILVAEDNVTNQEIAKAVLEGAGIAVEIANNGKEAINVLQTSSFDAVLMDIQMPEMDGFKATAFIREDLKLDALPIIAMTAHAMKGDDEKCLKSGMNGYITKPINQENLFRTLSKFISLSKFDNVNTITETDSLPSKIPGIDISEALLALNLDHYTFKKILLGFSRNNKGTVDKIFTVYDKKDWQQLRNIAHSLKGSSANIGAKNLRDFSEIIENACSEGKIISIDLIKKVESALAEVLESIEKFIEVSNNVDTELEGVKTISKDELERLIENFVNAVEIADPEAIEDNLKSLSKSIKSPLIVELEVQIRDYEYDEALKTLKKIGEII
- a CDS encoding PAS domain S-box protein; its protein translation is MSTPTYEELAEENEKLRKKIKEFEDIITSGKRDDLSISSEKMYETIFRMSPMSIGITRFEDGTIYDVNDAYCETTGFSLYEIRGSSTVKLNFWVNQEDRKTLKNFLINDGRYRNIETNYRRKDGSMYTVLQSAELVTIQDKKFIIGLHLDITEKKKLEENLKKSESRLRAITNSAIDSIFYKDINRKYIIVNPAMEKLLGLPAEKIIGKKSEEIFSKEALSIILEVDNQTFSGEIIDGVYPLNIDGNEYIFHLIQVPLRYENNDIYGISGIVRDITKLKGLEDQVQRVQKMESIGTLAGGLAHDFNNILAIILGNAELGLKHMPQHIQAKKIFENIKIASLRGKEIIGQILSFSRHDKAELKPFNISMLLQESIKLLRATIPSSIKIKYDIWNEEDIIFGNPSQINQVLINLCTNSVHAMNNKGNLNINLENIQLDETKTKTFNNLKPGNYVKLSVQDTGAGIEPKIMNRIFEPFFTTKEVGKGTGLGLSVVYGIINSHNGAIAVHSTVGKGTMFDVFLPIINTASEITSNINPDSLKGNETILLVDDEEMLTELTQDILIFFGYKIKCFNSSIEALNEFKLNKNKYDLIISDMTMPDMTGDILSKEIIAIRPDIPIILCTGYNESLDEEKAIKSGIKKILMKPLATSALAKNIRDILNKS
- a CDS encoding MBL fold metallo-hydrolase; the encoded protein is MAISKYNNIHLFDAKMMGLDEFCGIFIIESNKNVLIDTGTKDCSNDLIEYLKSNNLFPHYIIITHAHHDHIGSLSAIIDEFGKQEQLTIICSDEGRNRLKNPNEANKYFTNLILDPIENVTVMNDGDIINIGDAKLQILYTPGHSDDSISIYDTISKTLFPGDLMGDWLWGKTYLSPHITPDFSEEKYFQSIKKVLSLDLKCTAMPHYGFFTGHNAYAIIKELKEKYNVWKTRLVAEWKKRKSKNDIIPVLKEFFKDSKFEAMEGYDVVIDALGDWCIMGYKNSGIFA
- a CDS encoding tetratricopeptide repeat protein; amino-acid sequence: MNDFETNLNKAIQHYFKGQYDEAEIIYSKLLKIESENENLLNLAGVLYLQKGNLKKALNLLSKAVSKNSNNPDIQNNLGVVHKELKNLKEALKHFRSALNLKPDYYEAYINAGLVSKEEKNFPVAINFFERALKLKPDCYEPHFNIANCYKEQGNFNLAATFFNNSIKLSPNFYGHYNNLGNLFQEKGQYNDAILCYKNALSIKPDYPEVYYNMGICLNELALLEEAIGYFTKAIKIKPNYANAYNNLGTVYQDQGKLIQAMECYKNALRLKSDYSKAHSNLVYLMQFLPYSEKEHYIEANLWWIRHGLKLQHKYKHKKFSSKNKIRIGYISPDFKEHSVSYFLLPLLYGHNRNKFEIYCYSDVKNEDKITQLIKKISDKFQQIFTLSNEDAAELIYHDKIDILIDITGHTQNNRLLVFAMKPSFVQITWLGYPSTTGIPLIDYRITDNIADPIGDTDKYYSEKLIRLPSGFLCYDPLNNAPDISDMPAIKSNMITFCSFNNLPKINENVISVWSKILKEVANSQLMLKSRGLFDPTTRQRYYSMFKEHGIQKEKIIMLPRTHSTFEHLKNYNNADIGLDTFPYNGTTTTFEALWMGIPVITLKGKCHASRVGSSILEKLNLLELIADSEETYIKKTVQLTFNFKKISELRIQLRNILLSSNLMNAKNFATSFENALEQVINNPTTRAFKF